A genome region from Winogradskyella helgolandensis includes the following:
- a CDS encoding sigma-70 family RNA polymerase sigma factor, protein MRQLKITKQVTNRETASLDKYLQEIGKVDLITADEEVELAQRIKAGDQLALEKLTKANLRFVVSVAKQYQNQGLTLPDLINEGNLGLIKAAQRFDETRGFKFISYAVWWIRQSILQALAEQSRIVRLPLNKIGSINKINKTFAFLEQSHERPPSAEEIAKELDMTINDVKESMKNSGRHVSMDAPLVEGEDSNLYDVLRSGESPNPDRDLLHESLRTEIERALETLTPREADVIRLYFGLASQHPMTLEEIGETFDLTRERVRQIKEKAIRRLKHTSRSKILKTYLG, encoded by the coding sequence CTAATTACAGCAGACGAAGAGGTAGAATTAGCGCAACGCATAAAAGCAGGAGATCAACTTGCTTTAGAAAAGTTAACGAAAGCTAACTTACGTTTTGTTGTTTCTGTTGCTAAGCAATACCAAAACCAAGGTTTAACATTACCAGATTTAATTAACGAAGGTAATTTAGGTTTAATAAAAGCTGCACAACGTTTTGATGAAACACGTGGTTTTAAATTTATTTCTTATGCTGTATGGTGGATTCGTCAATCGATTCTTCAAGCTTTAGCTGAACAATCTCGTATTGTACGTTTACCATTAAATAAGATTGGTTCTATTAATAAAATTAATAAGACGTTTGCCTTTTTAGAGCAAAGTCATGAGCGACCACCTTCTGCAGAAGAGATTGCAAAAGAATTAGACATGACGATTAACGATGTTAAGGAGTCTATGAAAAATTCTGGTCGTCACGTCAGTATGGATGCTCCTTTAGTAGAAGGTGAAGATTCTAACTTATATGATGTATTACGAAGTGGAGAATCACCAAATCCGGATAGAGATTTATTACACGAATCTTTAAGAACTGAGATTGAACGTGCTTTAGAAACATTAACTCCTCGTGAAGCTGATGTGATCCGTTTGTATTTTGGTTTAGCTAGTCAACACCCAATGACACTCGAAGAAATCGGAGAAACCTTCGATTTAACACGTGAACGTGTAAGACAAATAAAAGAAAAAGCTATTAGACGTTTGAAACATACGTCTAGAAGTAAAATATTAAAAACATATTTAGGTTAG